CTTTGGTTGCCGCAATGGCCAGAGCGAGGAACGGCGGTGATCGAGTCGTCTTCGTCATTTTCGCCCTACTCCTCATCAGTGCCTGACGTCGAGATCCTCTGCTCCCTGCGCCGCCTCGCGCACAACCTGGCCGCCACCGACCCGCCGATGCAGCGTCCGTGTCCAGGCGGGTGCGGCTCCTCGTGGCCGTGTTCGATGGCCTGCTACTGCTTGGCGCGAGCGCCGCGCTGCCGCGCACGAGGATCCAAATGTTCTTTCCTTTTTACGTGTGAGGGTGCTTTGTGCTATTTTGCAGGGAACTTGTTGTAAGTTCAATTGGTTTATACGGGATCTATTTTATTTTGGCGAGtgctaggcgccggtgcgccggcccaaatttgggccggtcgcacCCTGCGCGTAGGATCCTGCTCGTCCAGCCGTTCGATCTGATTCCTTCTTCGTCCCCACCTTCTCGACCCCACGTTCGTTTCTTCTGTCTCCAAATCACAGCGACGCTGCACACCTCGCCCTGTCCGCCTCAAGCCGTTGTAGCACCCCGCCGGGCCTGCTCAGGTAGCCTCTGCTCACATCCTCGCCGGCGACATCAAAGCCCCTGTTCGTTGCAGCTTTCCCCTCCAATTTCTTACGAACAATGAAGAAAAAAAGATTGGTGGTAGCAAAAAAACTCATGGGTCGTAGCAAAAATCGATGACGCTTGCAGCAAAAAGTTCTCACCAATTTCTCACGAAGGATGAAGAAGAAAAGATGTTGGTAGCAAAAATCATTGGTGATTGTAGCAAAAAAAACTCGTTGGTCGTATCAAAAATCATTGGTGATTGTAGCAAAAATCATTGATGATTGTAGCAAAAAAGACCTCACAAAATTCTCACAAACAATGAGGAAAAGGAAGGTGGTAGCAAATAAACTAGCCGGTCGTAGCAAAATCTGatgacggttgcagcaaaaaagacCTGTCAATTTCTCATGAACAATGAAGaaaaaagatgatggtagcaaaaaAACTCGCCGGTCGTAGCAAAAATTGATGCCCGTTCCAGCACCCGCGGTGGCCGGTTCCAGCGTCGTGAGCGCTGGTTGCAGCTATTTCGCCGAGCAGCAGCCCGGTTCCAGCACCCCGCGGCGCGGTCGCCACCGTTGGAGCTCGCGAGGCTGCGGTCCTTCCTCCGTCTCGTGTGCCCAGCCGGTCTTGTGGCAGCTCGTGGTTCCATGGCGGAGGGATTGGGAGGAAACAGAAGTGCGCCAGAGCATCAGAGAAAGGGCGGTGGCTGGAGGCGTGCATGAGCTTGATTTGGCCATGGCAGAGCGGGCGCTGAGATGAGATGTAGAGAGGGACCATGGTGGGTCAACGCTTGGGGAAAAGTAACGAGTGGCTGTGCTTGCTCGAGAGAAGAGATAAGAAGGGGAGGGAGCGGTGCGCGCTTGAGGTAGGTGCCTCCTCGTGCGTGCGATATTGCTAGATCGTACACGACCGGCTCGATGTTCGGCCGGCGCGCCGAGCGCAAACATTTCCCTTTTTTTCGGGCATATACAAGATCTGTTCTGTCGACATACAAATCTTACCATAAATTCCCACAAATACGTTTTAGGGGGAACCGTATATAGTTTTCAGAGGACGCGGTTTTAGCGGATCTGCTAGGGATGCTCTTAGTTAATTGCAATGATGCATTGGAGGCAGATTCACGCACTGATGTAAAGCAGTATAGGGTGACACACGCTTTGTCGTGCCACACTTCGGTCATTGGTTAAGCCTCTCTCTCACATTCAGTGGAGGCGATATCTCGGATGTCAGGGGTTGTGTTGTTCTTATTCTTACACATAACATAGAAATCAACACATGGACGCTACATTCACCTGGTAGTGGACCAAAACACAACATACATAAGTGATTCACTGAGGGAGCTTAGATTCTTACATCCTAGTATACCATTTCTCCTCATCTCCTTGTCGCCCATTTGGGCTCTTCCTGCAACTTCTACCATCACGAAATGTCCGGTTACATAGGTTCCACCTTAACGGGGTGCAGAACTTCAGCTATGCGGCAAAGTTCAATCAAATAAAACTCCAATCCTCAATCTTTTGATTCCATGTCAAGTTAAACAAACAAGAAAAGAACCTTAGAACTTCACGAAAGCAAATGGAAGATACGTGAATATAAGATAATCATATCAAGGAGGTTAAAATGGTCTTGGACCTGCGAGGCGGTCATCTAGAGCTAAGCATGATAACAAAGCCATAATCAACATTGCCTCCCAAGGGGAAGGGTAGAGGGCTAACTTACGGTGAGAGGAGATGAACAAAGATGTGGCTTCTACCTCTTCAGAAGAAATTGCATATTCTGCTAGAAAGATAATGCAAGAGGAAGCAAGTCAGTAAAGAAGTGCAGCAAATCTAGGCAAAACAACATAGTCTATATGTCTACTATACCTATTGGAATGAAGAAGACAAGCTGAAGCGACTATCTGAGCAGATTGTACAATCAAAAGAAATACGGGACACTAAACTCAAATGTAGCATGCCAAAGGTGCTCTATTTTTCGAAGTAGATAAGTTTGACACAACTTTATCTTATTTGTTGGCTCTTACTTAATCAATGTGCATAAAAAATTAAATTACAATAAGAAATTGACTAGACAAGTGTGCATTGAAGAATTAAATTGCAATAAGCAATCCACTGGATAAATCCATGCACAACATGGATCCATAACTGAAGTGATTATTGCTGATCTAAATCTTCAGAATAAATGTCAAGGTTGAGAAACAAACCCAAGCCAGGATTTACCGAAATCTAGAAACTCTTGCTATTCGCAATTTTTTTACTATTCACAAAAAGCTAGCCTCAACCATAAGTTTACAATTACCAAAACATAGGCAATATTATACATGCAATTTCAGTTCATATACCTGAAAAGTTATTCGCATTTATGTTCAGAATCTCAAAAATATGATTAAGGAACAACAGCTAAAATCTATCATATATACCATTGCAACATTGTAATTCTTTCCGTAACATTCTTGGTTCAAAACATATTTGAGTTTTTGAATGCTCTCATTTTGCCGGTAGAGGATAATTGATAAACACAGAAGATCACATGTTCCTAACCATGATGACCGGTTTTAAGACTCATAAGAAGAGGGCATACTAATGTACGCAACCATGTAAATAATACtctctccgatccatattaatagaCACCTATTTATTCAgtgtcaattaatatggatcggagggggtAGTTCCTAATAGCAGGGAAAAGGTGATGCCAAAGATATAAATGAAAGGCATCATTACTTGCTTCATGGTAAAAGATAGTGTGAACATTCTTGACCAAAAGGGGGACAACAAAATTACTCGGTTCTCATAATTAATCATTATTTGGAAGAAATACAATGCAATATTCAGACACTCTAGTTCTCTGATTTTGTTTCTTCTAGGTTGCTCGTGCGCGAGCACCGCAGGTCCTCGAAACCTTGGGAATTGTATGAGCAACACAACCACATAAATTAGGACAAAATTTCATGTCATACAATGTCTGAAAATTGTAGTCGACCCGTGCTGGGAGAAATATGACTCGTGCCCACGCTGCTCTGAGGGCTTGTCCATTTAATACCCTCTCATCAGAATTCGAGTCGATTTCCAATCTGCTTCAATCTCTACCAAACCGAACAAACCCTATTGGAATGTCGGATGTGTCTTGTATTGAAGATCTTTGAAAAACGAATGACATTATGTCTATCCACCTATACTCTATGATGATGTGACCATTCTATGGGGTATTTGGAAGAGCCGGAATGCAAAGTATCGAGGTCGTAGTTGTGGCACATTGTCACTTGCCACATTGTCGGGGATGTCGTGCCATGGTGATGGTGGTATTCCCACTCGATCTATAAAATGATCCGTGCCGCTCGGGTGGAAGGCTTCGTCTCCTCATTGTAGTATCCCACATCCATATCCTTGTGCTCATGTTGTCGTTTTCGTGTTGTTAAGAGCTTATGTTGCTAAACCTACCCACCTAGTAGCCCACACTCATGTCCCATGTCCTATGTCCACCTTGATTGTCGACCACCAAGTCGTGTTGTCTGGAGGAGGGGCAAGATGTGCAAGACGGTGCACGAATCATCAATGGAGCGCTTGTCACCACTACGCTGGTCCCACCTAGGCTTTGTCGTGAACCCCGACAAGCAGGTTCGCTGTCAATCAAGATTCAGGTGATCCGGACATGTTGTCACACCTGTAAACCCGTAACAACACCCTAGGTTCATGGTTCCACCCGCACCTCATCTAAGAGGGCAACCGGTAAACCTAGGTTCAACCTCACTCTAATGCATGCATCTGCCGCCAACCATTCTTGCGCGGTGTTGGGGGTGAGGCCGCCTTTGAAGAGGGAGTACTAGGCACTCGAGGTATGCTATGGCAGACGACTTGGCCGCTATAGCGGTATGGGGAGGACTTCGAGACTAGCAATGCGAGGAGACGTGGATGTTAAATAAGCCAGTAGGGAGACGACGTGCTTCTACTTCAACGAGTTTATACTTTATACCGACAACCACACCTTTCCCTAGTCCACGACCGATCCTTCAATTGTGGTGGTATTGCAATCGAGTAAGAAGGTGTTGTTCGACTATAGGGTCGGATGGGtatgtttctttctcttttttgcgGGTGGGATGGGTATGTTTCAATTGGACCCCGGGGATTTTCTAGGCTACTCACTCTCCCTATTGGTAACAAAAAAAGCAGGTCCTGCCGACCAGGCAAAGGTCTCAAGTTTGACATCTAGAATACCAACTATATATATCGTGAGACATTTTCATACTGTATATAGATAGTGTTTATACATATAAATAGTTTTCTCCACGAACTTTGTCACtattttgacttaaaaaaatgcACTGCATTATGAAATGGAGTAGATGCATGTGTATATACTTTGGTCGGTGTGGCAGTGTGGGTTCCGAACGGGCTCAACCGCTCGAGTTAAAGAAAATCTAAGAAAGTTGGTTTTCAGTGTCAAACTGGCCAGTTTTGACCGCCTAGTGCTACCTTCGCGGGAAGAACGATCGAGCGAGAGTGAGAGACAGTAGCCGAGAGACCCGGATCGATCCCGACACAACGCCCACCGTCCGCTAGCTAGCTCGCCATGCATGCGAGCGAGCGAGCGGAGAAAATGGCCATAAGTCCCACTGACTGACACGCGGGGACCAAGCAAAGTGAACAGAACAATCCCCACAAACAGACGCGCGCGCGACGGACGGACGGCGCGCCGGAGAGGAGAGGAGATTCAACGATGGCGAGGAAGGTGCAGGAGGAGGAGTacgaggaggacgagggggagTCGATCGAGCGGGTGTTCGAGGGGCAGGAGGTGCCCGACTGGAAGGAGCAGGTGACGGCGCGGGCGCTGGCGGTGAGCGCGCTGCTGGGCTTCATGTTCAGCGTCATCGTGATGAAGCTCAACCTCACCACCGGCATCATCCCCTCCCTCAACGTCTCCGCGGGCCTCCTCGGCTTCTTCCTCCTCACCTCCTGGACCCGGCTGCTCAACAAGGCCGGCGTCCCCGGCGTCAAGCCCTTCACCCGCCAGGAGAACACCGTCGTCCAGACCTGCGTCGTCGCATGCTCCGGCATCGCCTTCAGCGGTACGTAAGCACCCCGCACAGCGATTGGCAATCGATCTCCATCGATCGCTGGGCGTGTATGCTCCATGGATGGATCGTTTGCATTCACAAGTTTTTCCCATGCATTTCTTTGGGTTACATGGAAAGAGATCCCCGTTGCAGGGGGATTTGGGAGCTACATGTTCGGGATGAGCGAGAGGATCAGCGAGCAGTCAGGGGAGGTGAGGGACGAGGACAGCATCAAGAACCCCAGCCTGGGATGGATGATCGGCTTCCTCTTCATCGTCAGCTTCCTAGGGCTCTTCTCCGTCGTGCCCCTCAGGAAGGCATGCACGTCTCATCACACCACACGATCCATACATTCTACAGTCAATTTTTTGATTTCACAATGTAATCTGTTAAACATGGCCAATCGTTTGGTTAATTTGGGCTTCAGATAATGATCATCGATTACAAGCTCATCTACCCGAGCGGCACGGCCACGGCGCACCTCATCAACAGCTTCCACACACCGCAGGGCGCAAAGCTCGCCAAGTATGAGATATCGATCATTCTCGGAACTTGCACCCACTCATGCCAATTTAATTACCGGTGGCTGGACTGGACTGGACTGGATTGCTGCTGCATGCAGGTTACAGGTGAAGACGCTGGGGAAGTTTTTCGCGATGAGCTTCAGCTGGGGCTTCTTCCAGTGGTTCTACACCGGCGGCAAAGACTGCGGTTTCAGTTCCTTCCCCACCTTGGGCCTCGAGGCACGCAGACAAAAGTATGTTCCTAGCCTACGTCGCGTTCCTTCCACACTGATCAGAAATGTCAGCAACTTTTCACATTTCATAGCTAGCTAGCCTGGTAAATACTTGTTCACTTTAGCTATATGCAAGTCGCCTGAAAATTAAATTTTTGAAAAGAAAAAGCGCCCAAAATTTTGGACCAGTCAAACTTTAGACCGTTGATTTCAGCTTTAAGATTTTATTGCATTGATAGAAGAGAATGAGTACAGATAGGGGTACAagtacaacacatgacatgaacacAGACCGGCATGAACATGGTGCCCGGAGCAGAAAGACAAGTAATGCTCGTCCCGAACAGAAGATACAACACAACTAAACCTACCAAGCCCAAACAAAGAGCAGCAAACCCGGACCAACAAGATCACCAACATCGCCGGAGCCAAGACTGGGGACACCACGAGTGAGCAAcatagcgccttcaagaaggaatacGACACCGAGACGGCTTTGCCATCCGGTCCGGAGGAATcaggcctagggtttcccctgagctcGAAGAGGGGCGCAACCGAGGGCCTTGAAAATGCTTCCAAGGAGGAAACGACATCCGTAGACGCCGATGCTGCCAACATTGGCAAACCGAGCAGGGATTTCTCCCTGGCCCGAGGCTGAGCAATCCCATTGCCGCCGTATATGGAAACGAGCGGATGAGGAAGCCAATGTTGATCGAAGCCACCATGTTTTAAGGGGGTTTGCGGGCTGCACCTGTCGTCGGAGGTGGCACCTCCTCCGAACCAACGAACATTAGATCTAGCGAAAAGGGAGGCTTTGAGGTGTACAAGGTAGGGCAGACGGTGAAGCAAACCACGAGGGGGTGGGGTCGGCGAACTGCAACGCCGGCAAGCTATGACTGGAGGGACGCAGATCCGAGCTACCGTGGCAATAGCCGTCTGGACGTCGGGGAGCCAGGCGAGCTGCAAGGGACGCAACTGTTGGGTCGCCGAGGCCGTAGCCGCCCGGCAGAGGACGCCGACAACCATGGACACCGGAGAGACGCGGGTCCAAGGTCGCCGGCGCCGGAGCAGCACCGAGTAGTACCCGCCTTGAGGGGCTTCGTAACCGCCGCTAGAAATATAGTTACGTTGCCTTCGCGTGTGAGCTGTCACCGCGGCATCGGGGGAGAGGGTTGCCTGCAAGAAGGAAGACAGCGAACACCACCGCGACCAGCTGCAGATCCCGCACCCAACCCACGGCCAGCCGCACGAGCAGGGCTTGCCCGCGCCACGGAGGGTGGAGGGGGGTGGGCTGCTGGGGAGGGCGACAGGAAGGTATGTGCGGCAGCGCTGGGAGGAGTAGCACCCACGCCAGAGCTCGAGGATTTAGGGACGCGGGGCTAGGGTTGGGGGACGTGTAGGGCACGGATCTGGCGGGCGCCACCATCCCAGGGCGTGGCACGGCTTCGTCGGTCGGTCCCTCGGAGGCGGCGCAACGGAAGCGGGCGGAGGGTGGTGCGTCCTGGCGATGGCTGGTGGATCTGGGGGCGGATCTGCCCCGCTGCCAGCATCCCGGGAAGCGGCAAGGCTTCGCCGGTGGGCCCTCCGACGGCGGTGTAGCGGTGGCGGGCGTAGGGGGGGGGGGAGGTCCTAGCGGCGGTGGACGCGGTTCCCACCGTGTCGCCAGAGGAGGGCGATGCGGGAGTGGGGCTTCGTTTCAGAACTCGGCTTTAATATCCGTGGTCTGTGTTTGTCTCTGTGTTGTTTTAGGTTGTCTTTCTTTTTGACTGACCCGATATTTGCGCCAGTCAATTCTCTAACGAGCCAATGCCCATTCCAGTGTGACACAGACTTCTTCTTTCtactttgttttttctgttttctatgtttatgcatttttttcttttttgtatttttgggaTTTGGGAGAGTGTAAATAAGTAAACATATACATACAAATAATATATAATATGTATCAAAATTTCACTATTATATAATTACTCGTTGCATATTACAAAATGTGCAATTTTGATGCGAAGTTGTAagcaaattttttattttatttttaaattcCTTCTTCTTAAAGGAAAAATACCAGCACCTCAAATTcattctttcatagaaaaacttcaTTACTATGATATTGTTTTAATTTctatttaatttcctttttatattaagggtaataccaatgccactaattcattcgtTTTTAGATTATTTTTTGTAAAACTTTCAcatttatatgcttattcttgcatattttgAAAAACGCAATTTTTATGCATATTTAGTGCAAAAAAATTCACTCATTGTTTtagatgcccccccccccctcaatttTCCTTCTTAGATGGCAATACTAATGCCACTAATTAATTCTTCCTTAGAAATTATAATTATTTTGAGTTTATTTTTTATTGTTTTCACttttttcttcttaaagggtaataagAATGccctaattcattccttcttaggaaACATAATTATTTTAATTTTGTGTGTGTAAGCATAAATGCAGGTACTAAATAATATGTGTGCATATTATAGTAGAATGCAAAAAattgcactattatatgcttattctttgaGTATTTCAAAAGGTGCAATTTTAGTGCAAAGTTGCGTGCAACTTTTTAAAGTTTTTTCATtgtctttcttcttaaagggtttcattttttcttagaaaacttcattaagtttttttttctttcttccaaAAGGTAATACCAAGGTCACGAATAAATCATTCCTTAGAAAACtttacttttttatttttattttgctttagttttcattttctttttttttgtaagGGTAAATTCGATGTCACTAATCCATTACATTTTAGAAAACATTTCTTTTGCGAAAATTGCACAATTATGTGGTTATTTTTGCATATTGCAATAATCCATTACTGTGACTTGCGTGTACTGCAAAACTAGGAAAAAAATCATCATAAGCTATGAAAATATAGTGACTTTGGAAGATGTGTTACGGGAGGAAAGTTGCACGGTACACATGCAGAGAATACAGCATGTAATAAGAAAAATGACAATGAATGATAAGGTTTTTTTTTTGCGGTAGAAATACAAGGGTCTGACAAGTCAAATTTCATGCGGCTGTATGCAATTCTCCAAGAGCTTAAGAATCTTGCTAGGCTTGCACTAGCTGGCCATCACGACGACGACGCCCGGTGTGCTCTGCTTGTGTGAAAATTCTTGTGGTGCCTGTGTACCGTGTGTGCACGTGTAGTTAACCAATGAGGATAATCAGATGCGTCAGGCTAATTGAATTGATTAATTCACATACACATGCACGTAATCTCCACTGACCCAAATACTAGAATCAATCGCATGACTCCCTCGTTGTTGGACTTGCAACAAATGAATCCGGGCAGGTTCTACTTCGACTTCTCGGCGACGTACCTAGGTGTCGGGATGATCTGCCCTTACCTCGTCAACCTCTCCGTCCTCCTCGGAGGCATCATATCATGGGGGATCATGTGGCCTATCATCGAGCACAAGAAGGGCGACTGGTACCCCGCCGACCTCAAGCCCAGCAGCCTCCGCGGCATCGTCGGCTACCGggtacccctctctctctcttgtcaaCATTTCATCCTCGTTGCATTGCAGCAAGGACAAGGATTGATACGAACGGTGATTGTGCAGGTGTTCATCTCCATCTCGCTCATCCTCGGCGACGGCCTGTACAACTTCCTCAAGGTGCTGACCCGGACCATGACGGCGCTGGTGGCGCAGGTGCGCAGGATGATGTCGGGGCCGAGTCTACCGATCAGCGAGGCCGGGGAGGACCTGGGGCCGGTGGAGACGTTCGACGACCAGCGCCGCACGGAGCTGTTCATGAAGGACCAGATCCCCAACACGCTCGCGCTGACCGCCTACGTGGTCACCGCGGCGATCTCCATCATCACGGTGCCGCGCATCTTCCACCAGCTCAGGTGGTACCACGTGGCCACCTCCTACGTGATCGCGCCGGTGCTGGCCTTCTGCAACGCCTACGGCTGCGGCCTCACGGACTGGTCCCTCGCCACCACGTACGGCAAGCTCGCCATCTTCCTGGTGGGCGCCTGGGCCGGCGCGTCCAACGGCGGCATCATCGCCGGCCTCGCCGCGTGCGGGGTCATGATCGGCATCGTCTCCACGGCGTCCGACCTGACGCAGGACTTCAAGACCGGGTACATGACGCTGGCGTCCCCCCGGTCCATGTTCGTGAGCCAGGTGATCGGCACCGCCATGGGCTGCGTCATCGCGCCGTCCGTCTTCTGGCTCTTCTACAAGGCGTTCGGCGACATCGGCACGCCGGGGTCCGAGTACCCGTCCCCCAACGCTCTCGTGTACCGCAACATGGCCATCCTGGGCGTGCAGGGGCTGGGGTCGCTGCCCAAGCACTGCCTGGACCTCTGCATCGTCTTCTTCGTGGGCGCCATCGTGGTGAACCTGGCGAGGGACCTCGCCGGGCCAAACATCGCGCAGTTCATCCCGCTGCCCATGGCCATGGCCATCCCCTTCTACCTGGGGCCCTACTTCGGGATCGACATGTGCATCGGGAGCCTCATCCGCTTCGTATGGGACCACGTCGACGGCGCCAGGGCCAAGGCGTTCGCGCCGCCCGTCGCGTCGGGGCTCATCTGCGGCGACGGCATATGGACGCTGCCGCAGTCGGTCCTGGCGCTCTCCGGCGTGAGGCCGCCCATCTGCATGAAGTTCCTTCCGCGCCTCACCAACCTCCAGGTGGACGCCTTCATCAAATCTctaccgccgccgcctcgctgaAGTTAACCAACGAGCTGGCTACCTAACACGCATAAATGTTTAGTATAGTAGTGACAGATACATTAATGTACTGGTAGTAACTAGCGTGTAGGCTCGTGTTCCTCTTGCTACATTCATTCAGTAGAATCGATAGATGAGATGTTTGCATTGGAACTGGGACGAGTAAAGTACCACATTTCATTTGGGGTGCATGCATGCATCATGAACTGACCTCTCTCCAGCCTCAAAGTCGCAACTGAACTCAAGTCTGAACCTTGGGGTGGTACCTTTTTCGACTAATTCAGCTATACTGGACCTTGGGGTGATGCATTTTCGACTAATTCAGGTGTACTCAACCTTGGGGTGGAGCCTAAACACCTGCCTGCCTTTTGGGCGAGTAATGCTAGACCTATCGTGAATAGTTTTACGGGATTAACGTAATCGATCCGTCAGGAGGAGAAATATGACCGGAGATAAGGGGAGGACGGGCCACCCCCTTGAAATATTTTCGCTTTATCCCCAGCCTAGCTGAGTAAAAAAACACACGCATGGTTGTATTGGTTGCAAGCCTATGCTAACAAGAGGCAAAAAGATGTTATTTGGTTGCATAAAGACATTCGATGTGGTAATCTTTTGTTCTAGTGATGAGGTTACTAGCAACTAGCACACACATTCATAGGCACAGTGTAGCAAGTCTTAAACTAACAAAAGCATTGGGACATCAATTAAGCATTACGCGGTACATTAAGAAACATTGTAATTGGCAGTACTAACATGCACTTAAACCAACAGGCACTAACAGTCCAACGCCATTTCAACAAGTCTTAGGCAGTACTAAACAAAACATCCAAATAGTCCAACGCAAATGCATCCTCGTGCTTCTTACACTTGGCCACCATCTCAACGTCATTGATGTTGAAGATGATCATCTTGAAGCTATCGGGAGTCACCACCTTGAAGGTCGCAAGGTACCCAATCTTCAGCTGATGAGCTACGGCGAAGAGGGCCCACTCTTTATAAGGGGTGAGCTTGTTGTTGACCACTCGTACCATGATTCTACAGGCACAACGGGTGTTCATCATTAGCATGACTTCCGGAAGGATGGTGATAATGCACTTGGTGAAGTGAGTGGGCATTGGCAGTCACTCCTACTTAGGTGCAAGAATGAGCTTTGCAGAAGTGAGTTAGCACTATTAGGAAAAAGGCCTACTAGTGACGcatcagttttgcctactaatggcgcattactgatgcgtcactagtaccacgccactagtattaaatactaatggtgcaccactggtgcgccattagtatctggtatactaatggcgcatcacgccgtgcgccattagtatagaccaacatgcgccattagtgtgcctcccgggggcgatatttacacatgtgctttgccatactaatgacgcactgtggggtgatgtgccattagtatcctttggcatactaatggcgcacgttggggtgatgcgccattagtatgaatattagggattttttttcttttctgatatttgcacaggttacaaaatatattattggacagaatatagacaacaccacacagcaacagcagattcatcgaatacaatagaagattagtctccaaatataattcatcatattagtctccgaattcaaaagaccgaacaaagatagaacattacaagtctcgagaccgtgagtagcgagtttgtcttcacattacaagtcgatatcgatcatctaaactaccatcacatagaagagagctgcggtcatcacgatgagcatcatcgcgatgaaactggtcttcatccggttcctccaacgctccctcctctctccgctagatagcgcgcgtatctagattccgcctccgccctagtggtgtaccctttgtaactgttaccgctgaaacggtgaacctgtctccgacactcctcccagtcatcgtagactccgggaaccttacccttgtacacgacatacgacggcatctctatgcactagccaaacaacagacaatacataagcaatatatatgtat
This region of Triticum aestivum cultivar Chinese Spring chromosome 2D, IWGSC CS RefSeq v2.1, whole genome shotgun sequence genomic DNA includes:
- the LOC123050592 gene encoding probable metal-nicotianamine transporter YSL10, with amino-acid sequence MARKVQEEEYEEDEGESIERVFEGQEVPDWKEQVTARALAVSALLGFMFSVIVMKLNLTTGIIPSLNVSAGLLGFFLLTSWTRLLNKAGVPGVKPFTRQENTVVQTCVVACSGIAFSGGFGSYMFGMSERISEQSGEVRDEDSIKNPSLGWMIGFLFIVSFLGLFSVVPLRKIMIIDYKLIYPSGTATAHLINSFHTPQGAKLAKLQVKTLGKFFAMSFSWGFFQWFYTGGKDCGFSSFPTLGLEARRQKFYFDFSATYLGVGMICPYLVNLSVLLGGIISWGIMWPIIEHKKGDWYPADLKPSSLRGIVGYRVFISISLILGDGLYNFLKVLTRTMTALVAQVRRMMSGPSLPISEAGEDLGPVETFDDQRRTELFMKDQIPNTLALTAYVVTAAISIITVPRIFHQLRWYHVATSYVIAPVLAFCNAYGCGLTDWSLATTYGKLAIFLVGAWAGASNGGIIAGLAACGVMIGIVSTASDLTQDFKTGYMTLASPRSMFVSQVIGTAMGCVIAPSVFWLFYKAFGDIGTPGSEYPSPNALVYRNMAILGVQGLGSLPKHCLDLCIVFFVGAIVVNLARDLAGPNIAQFIPLPMAMAIPFYLGPYFGIDMCIGSLIRFVWDHVDGARAKAFAPPVASGLICGDGIWTLPQSVLALSGVRPPICMKFLPRLTNLQVDAFIKSLPPPPR